One window of Novosphingobium sp. P6W genomic DNA carries:
- a CDS encoding pyridoxamine 5'-phosphate oxidase family protein — MDKDIRETFWKSFQSSPFIMIKLDGAPGHAEPMTAQLDKDAHHAVWFFAKRSNRIAPGGKAMGQVMTKGHDVFACIDGTIVEETDPALRDKHWNNAVEAWFPDGKADPSVVMLRFDIQDGEVWTADLGIKDVFKLLTGKPIHGQDAGEHALGAV, encoded by the coding sequence ATGGACAAGGACATTCGCGAAACATTCTGGAAGTCGTTCCAGTCCAGCCCCTTCATCATGATCAAGCTGGACGGCGCTCCCGGCCATGCCGAACCGATGACGGCCCAGTTGGACAAAGATGCCCATCACGCCGTCTGGTTCTTTGCCAAGCGCAGCAACCGCATCGCACCCGGCGGCAAGGCGATGGGTCAGGTCATGACCAAGGGCCACGACGTATTCGCCTGCATCGACGGCACCATCGTCGAGGAAACCGATCCGGCCCTGCGCGACAAGCACTGGAACAATGCCGTCGAGGCGTGGTTCCCCGATGGCAAGGCCGATCCGTCAGTGGTGATGCTGCGCTTCGACATCCAGGACGGCGAAGTCTGGACCGCAGACCTGGGCATCAAGGATGTATTCAAGCTTTTGACCGGCAAGCCCATTCACGGGCAGGACGCCGGCGAGCACGCGCTCGGCGCGGTCTGA
- a CDS encoding response regulator, whose protein sequence is MNEFGPIPSECDVLGARNGLGDCTVLLVDDDDVAIEGVLRSFRKHQVPCSTVTAGDGGEALQILRGRHASKRIDTPVIVLLDLNMPGMDGFQFLDAIRADIALRRTVVFVLSTSARDQDRCRAYDGHVAGYMVKSSVGPQFARLADFIGQYARTQHLP, encoded by the coding sequence ATGAATGAATTCGGCCCCATACCCAGCGAATGCGATGTCCTTGGCGCGCGCAATGGCCTGGGCGACTGCACGGTGCTGCTGGTCGACGATGACGACGTGGCGATAGAGGGCGTGCTGCGCTCGTTCCGCAAGCATCAGGTGCCTTGCAGCACGGTGACCGCGGGGGACGGCGGCGAGGCGCTGCAGATCCTGCGCGGCCGCCATGCCAGCAAGCGCATCGACACCCCGGTCATCGTTCTGCTGGACCTCAACATGCCCGGCATGGACGGCTTCCAGTTCCTCGATGCGATCCGGGCCGATATCGCGCTGCGCCGCACGGTGGTTTTCGTGCTGTCCACTTCGGCGCGCGATCAGGACCGTTGCCGTGCCTATGACGGGCATGTCGCCGGCTACATGGTCAAGTCCAGCGTGGGGCCCCAGTTCGCCCGCCTGGCCGACTTCATCGGGCAGTACGCCCGAACGCAGCATTTGCCGTGA
- a CDS encoding DNA topoisomerase IB: MPRLKFADDTAAGTTRKPVRGNKWAYFDADGERIKDRDEIDRLNRIALPPAYANCWFSPDPHVHLLATGYDARGRKQYRYHPDWREAREAMKFELCPRFGEALPALRERVEGDLKARNLGRDRAIASVVALLDTGAIRVGNECYAKANKSFGATTLRSRHAKIERGTLLLRFKGKSGKLQEIACDDPSLVRCVRKMQDLPGQHLFQYLDEEGTPVPVHSHDVNEYLAETMGVTEQGEHFTAKHFRTWAASTLAFTALWEQPGVSLRTLLDEVSQCLGNTPAIARKSYVHPAVIAAAKGDDGAGTMPERLPRRTRWMSREERGLLEFLKTAD; this comes from the coding sequence ATGCCGCGCCTCAAATTCGCCGACGACACGGCAGCAGGGACCACCCGCAAGCCGGTACGCGGTAACAAGTGGGCCTATTTCGACGCCGACGGCGAGCGGATCAAGGACCGCGACGAGATCGACCGGCTGAACCGGATCGCCCTGCCGCCGGCTTATGCGAACTGCTGGTTTTCACCCGACCCCCACGTCCACCTGCTGGCAACCGGCTATGACGCGCGCGGGCGCAAGCAGTACCGCTATCACCCCGACTGGCGCGAGGCGCGCGAGGCGATGAAGTTCGAGCTGTGCCCGCGCTTCGGCGAGGCGCTTCCGGCCTTGCGTGAGCGGGTGGAGGGCGACTTGAAAGCCCGCAATCTGGGGCGCGACCGGGCCATCGCCTCGGTGGTCGCGCTGCTCGATACCGGCGCGATCCGGGTTGGCAACGAGTGCTATGCCAAGGCCAACAAGAGCTTTGGCGCCACCACCTTGCGCAGCCGCCATGCGAAGATCGAGCGCGGCACGCTGCTGCTGCGCTTCAAGGGCAAGTCGGGCAAGCTGCAGGAGATCGCCTGCGACGATCCCTCGCTGGTGCGCTGCGTGCGCAAGATGCAGGACCTGCCCGGCCAGCACCTGTTCCAGTATCTGGACGAGGAGGGCACCCCAGTTCCCGTGCACAGCCACGACGTCAACGAATACCTGGCCGAGACGATGGGCGTCACCGAACAGGGCGAACACTTCACCGCCAAGCATTTCCGCACCTGGGCGGCGAGCACACTGGCTTTCACCGCGCTGTGGGAGCAGCCCGGTGTTTCGCTGCGCACCCTGCTGGACGAGGTATCGCAGTGCCTGGGCAATACTCCGGCGATCGCGCGCAAGTCCTACGTCCACCCGGCGGTGATTGCGGCGGCGAAGGGTGATGACGGAGCGGGCACAATGCCCGAACGCCTGCCGCGCCGCACCCGCTGGATGAGCCGCGAGGAGCGCGGGCTGCTGGAATTCCTGAAGACTGCGGACTGA
- a CDS encoding PAS domain S-box protein codes for MTLAVHIKPDIQAPLVHAPIGAMIVDTAGVITWANAACATLLAEPDPESLCNGLLFVMFGEEEAEMLRQMFEVFFGAPIGQRDAWTRKFTLHAADGSRPAISLTLTPIAGEDDGRAVIYLRNTTRELTAERRFNQMFETLPLGLVVVDGKGRIAQANAMLAIQFGYQVVDMIGQPLNMLLPERYRDAHAQQLAGYRDAPESRMMAAGRDLTGLHRSGREFPVEVALTRFENPGQPLFMAIVSDITHRKRSETALQQTNAQLEEFTYVASHDLRSPLRGIGDLVTWIREDLDETFGVDALPESVQHNFDRITQRIARCEQMIDDLLSYARAGVRDPQMHSIDPRELVEEAMVMSSIPDSFTVDVEIAGEHLMAPRAPLSTSLRNLISNAVKHHGGQSGRIRIAMREEGRFSIFTVEDDGQGIPPGNEERIFKLFHRASPGTDGDGVGLAFTRRMINAHGGVVSVQGNGPLGGATFEVHWPRILLRENDDE; via the coding sequence TTGACGCTGGCAGTGCACATCAAGCCCGACATCCAGGCCCCGCTCGTTCATGCTCCGATCGGCGCGATGATCGTCGATACGGCGGGGGTCATCACCTGGGCCAACGCCGCCTGCGCCACGCTGCTGGCCGAGCCCGACCCGGAAAGCCTGTGCAACGGCCTGCTCTTCGTCATGTTCGGCGAAGAGGAAGCCGAGATGCTGCGCCAGATGTTCGAGGTGTTCTTCGGCGCCCCGATCGGGCAGCGCGATGCCTGGACCCGCAAGTTCACCCTCCACGCCGCCGACGGTTCGCGTCCGGCGATCTCGCTCACGCTGACCCCGATCGCGGGTGAGGACGATGGCCGCGCGGTCATCTACTTGCGCAACACCACCCGCGAACTCACCGCAGAGCGGCGTTTCAACCAGATGTTCGAGACGCTGCCGCTGGGCCTCGTGGTCGTCGACGGCAAGGGCCGTATCGCCCAGGCCAATGCGATGCTGGCGATCCAGTTCGGTTATCAGGTGGTCGACATGATCGGCCAGCCGCTGAACATGCTGCTGCCCGAACGCTACCGCGATGCCCATGCCCAGCAGCTGGCCGGCTACCGGGACGCGCCTGAATCGCGGATGATGGCGGCGGGGCGCGATCTTACCGGGCTGCACCGCTCAGGCCGCGAATTTCCCGTCGAAGTGGCGCTGACCCGTTTCGAGAATCCGGGCCAGCCGCTGTTCATGGCGATCGTCAGCGACATCACGCACCGCAAGCGTTCCGAAACCGCGCTGCAGCAGACCAATGCGCAGCTTGAGGAATTCACGTATGTTGCCAGCCACGACCTGCGCTCGCCGCTGCGGGGGATCGGCGATCTGGTGACCTGGATACGGGAGGACCTCGACGAGACTTTCGGCGTGGATGCGCTGCCGGAAAGCGTGCAGCACAACTTCGATCGCATCACCCAGCGCATCGCGCGGTGCGAGCAGATGATCGACGATCTTCTCAGCTATGCCCGCGCCGGTGTGCGCGATCCGCAGATGCATTCCATCGACCCGCGCGAACTGGTCGAGGAAGCGATGGTGATGAGCAGCATCCCGGACAGCTTCACCGTCGACGTGGAGATCGCCGGAGAGCACCTGATGGCCCCGCGCGCGCCGCTATCCACATCGCTGCGCAATCTCATCTCCAATGCGGTGAAGCACCATGGCGGACAAAGCGGCCGCATCCGCATCGCCATGCGTGAGGAGGGCCGGTTTTCCATCTTCACGGTCGAGGACGACGGGCAGGGCATCCCGCCCGGCAACGAGGAACGTATCTTCAAACTGTTCCACCGGGCCTCGCCCGGCACCGATGGCGACGGGGTGGGGCTGGCCTTCACCCGGCGCATGATCAACGCCCACGGCGGCGTCGTCTCCGTGCAGGGCAACGGCCCGCTGGGCGGCGCCACCTTCGAAGTCCACTGGCCCCGGATATTGCTGAGGGAGAACGACGATGAATGA
- a CDS encoding sigma-70 family RNA polymerase sigma factor encodes MSATIEASVEAEKPEAAAAEIKVALSDRDFKRALADVAPHLRAFARGLCGCRDRADDLAQEAMLRAWAARERYAAGTNFKAWTFTILRNHFYSEARRARFHGEYDELAAERILRAEASQESAVELADVLRALTAIPESYREALVLVAAGNLSYEEIADICGIALGTVKSRICRARAMLSKIIESGQLPDFRHNFVLTGDAIDAFFGELLKVANVDPKMVKGRNLLAA; translated from the coding sequence ATGTCGGCAACGATCGAAGCAAGCGTCGAGGCAGAGAAGCCCGAAGCAGCAGCAGCCGAAATCAAGGTTGCGCTCAGCGACCGTGACTTCAAGCGTGCGCTGGCCGACGTGGCTCCCCACCTTCGCGCATTCGCCCGCGGCCTTTGCGGCTGCCGCGACCGCGCCGACGATCTCGCGCAGGAAGCCATGCTGCGTGCCTGGGCCGCGCGTGAGCGTTATGCCGCTGGCACCAACTTCAAGGCATGGACCTTCACGATCCTGCGCAACCACTTCTATTCGGAAGCCCGCCGCGCCCGCTTCCACGGCGAGTATGACGAGCTGGCGGCAGAACGCATCCTGCGCGCCGAAGCCAGCCAGGAAAGCGCGGTCGAACTGGCCGATGTCCTGCGCGCGCTGACCGCAATTCCCGAAAGCTACCGCGAAGCCCTGGTGCTCGTGGCCGCCGGCAACCTTTCCTACGAGGAAATCGCCGATATCTGCGGGATCGCCCTCGGCACCGTGAAGAGCCGCATCTGCCGCGCCCGCGCGATGCTTTCCAAGATCATCGAATCTGGCCAGCTTCCGGACTTCCGCCACAACTTCGTCCTGACTGGCGATGCGATCGACGCTTTCTTCGGCGAACTGCTGAAGGTTGCCAACGTCGATCCCAAGATGGTCAAGGGCCGCAATCTGCTGGCTGCCTGA
- a CDS encoding hemerythrin domain-containing protein, whose product MADATIFEDLKADHDKHRTMLAQLGETQGDSEERRDLFEKLRKELQAHAAAEEESLYATMLGNPDLRDEARHSVSEHKEIDDFLGELVETDMSSSAWLTKFKELRHRYLHHIDEEEEDMFPAADKKMSAQTEKKLAATFEERKPKELAAAEKELPGDARE is encoded by the coding sequence ATGGCAGACGCCACGATTTTCGAGGACCTCAAGGCCGACCACGACAAGCACCGCACCATGCTGGCGCAGCTGGGCGAAACCCAGGGCGACAGCGAGGAGCGCCGCGACCTGTTCGAAAAGCTGCGCAAGGAACTGCAGGCCCACGCCGCCGCCGAGGAGGAATCGCTCTACGCGACTATGCTCGGCAACCCGGACCTGCGCGACGAGGCGCGCCATTCCGTGTCCGAACACAAGGAAATCGACGATTTCCTTGGCGAACTGGTCGAAACCGACATGAGTTCGTCGGCCTGGCTGACCAAGTTCAAGGAACTGCGCCACCGCTACCTCCACCACATCGACGAGGAAGAGGAGGACATGTTCCCCGCCGCCGACAAGAAGATGTCCGCGCAGACCGAAAAGAAGCTCGCCGCCACTTTTGAGGAACGCAAGCCCAAGGAACTGGCGGCAGCCGAAAAGGAACTGCCAGGCGACGCCCGCGAATAG
- a CDS encoding PilZ domain-containing protein: protein MDARNWNRHIVEKEVPCIIGGIAVPAFLYDLCAGGCMVELDDSRGVIGQRVIIDLYELDTACGEAVWQSGRCVGVRFDVPLHEAVVRHIGFTPPILPFEEQAPRDRFGRVLPPLAAGEQRQLGL from the coding sequence ATGGACGCGCGTAACTGGAACCGACACATCGTCGAGAAGGAAGTTCCCTGCATCATCGGAGGAATAGCGGTTCCGGCGTTTCTTTACGACCTTTGCGCCGGCGGCTGCATGGTCGAACTGGACGATTCGCGCGGCGTCATCGGCCAGCGAGTGATCATCGATCTCTATGAATTGGACACGGCCTGCGGCGAAGCCGTGTGGCAGTCGGGCCGCTGCGTGGGCGTGCGGTTCGACGTGCCGCTCCACGAAGCCGTAGTGCGCCATATCGGCTTTACGCCGCCGATCCTGCCTTTCGAGGAACAGGCCCCGCGCGATCGCTTCGGCCGCGTGCTGCCCCCGCTCGCGGCGGGGGAGCAGCGCCAGCTGGGCCTGTAA
- a CDS encoding asparaginase domain-containing protein yields the protein MTSSATLPAILVVTTGGTIDKQYFDALSEYQIVESVIGELLETARVAHPFRIVELLRKDSLELTDEDRALIAATVADAPETLVVITHGTDTMTQTAAALAHLEGKTVVLCGALAPARFAQSDAAFNLGMAFATCQAAQPGVWITMSGSVFDGLKVRKDREAGKFLPI from the coding sequence ATGACTTCATCCGCGACCCTTCCCGCCATTCTCGTCGTCACCACTGGCGGCACGATCGACAAGCAGTATTTCGACGCGCTCAGCGAGTACCAGATCGTCGAGAGCGTGATCGGTGAGCTGCTGGAAACCGCGCGCGTGGCGCATCCTTTCCGCATCGTCGAACTGCTGCGCAAGGACAGCCTGGAGCTGACCGACGAGGACCGGGCGCTGATCGCGGCGACCGTCGCCGATGCGCCCGAAACGTTGGTGGTCATCACCCACGGCACCGATACGATGACGCAGACCGCCGCCGCGCTCGCTCATCTCGAAGGCAAGACGGTGGTACTGTGCGGCGCGCTTGCCCCGGCGCGCTTTGCGCAAAGCGATGCCGCCTTCAACCTCGGCATGGCCTTCGCCACCTGCCAGGCCGCGCAGCCCGGTGTGTGGATCACGATGAGCGGTTCGGTGTTCGACGGGCTGAAAGTGCGCAAGGACCGCGAGGCAGGCAAGTTCCTGCCGATTTAA
- a CDS encoding response regulator produces MSVSDQIAIQLPYLRRYARALTGSQQSGDAYVRATLEAALADRSLRESIAHSRAALYGAFTRIWATSHVDEPSMGSGGMHEQAAQERLATIAPIHRQALLLTTVEEFSREETAQILDFPVEEIDSLVSQAVLEIEGESATQVLIIEDEPLISMQLEGLVTDLGHTVVGTAATHAQAVEIFSRHPAGLVLADIQLADGSSGIDAVEDLLKFGDVPVIFITAYPERLLTGERPEPTYLVTKPFQEATVRASISQALFFNSSRSVA; encoded by the coding sequence ATGTCCGTCTCTGATCAGATCGCCATACAGCTGCCCTACTTGCGCCGCTATGCGCGCGCCTTGACGGGTTCGCAGCAATCGGGCGACGCTTATGTACGCGCAACGCTTGAAGCGGCGCTTGCCGACCGCTCGCTGCGCGAGTCGATCGCCCACAGCCGCGCGGCGCTTTACGGCGCCTTCACCCGTATCTGGGCGACAAGCCATGTCGATGAGCCCAGCATGGGCAGCGGTGGAATGCACGAACAGGCCGCGCAGGAGCGCCTCGCCACGATCGCACCGATACACCGCCAGGCCCTGCTGCTGACCACGGTGGAAGAATTCTCGCGCGAGGAAACCGCGCAGATCCTCGATTTTCCGGTCGAGGAAATCGATTCCCTCGTCAGCCAGGCCGTTCTCGAAATCGAGGGTGAGAGCGCGACGCAGGTTCTCATCATCGAGGACGAGCCGTTGATCTCGATGCAGCTCGAAGGCCTCGTCACCGATCTGGGGCATACCGTGGTCGGCACCGCCGCCACCCATGCTCAGGCGGTCGAGATCTTCTCGCGCCATCCGGCTGGCCTCGTGCTTGCGGATATCCAGCTTGCAGACGGCAGCTCGGGCATCGACGCCGTCGAAGACCTGCTCAAGTTCGGCGACGTGCCGGTAATCTTCATTACCGCCTACCCGGAACGCCTTTTGACCGGAGAGCGGCCCGAGCCGACCTACCTGGTCACCAAGCCTTTCCAGGAAGCCACCGTGCGCGCTTCGATCAGCCAGGCGCTGTTCTTCAATTCCAGCCGGTCGGTAGCCTGA
- a CDS encoding response regulator — protein sequence MGANIPTPGKILIVEDEFLVALQLEDILADGGHSVIGTFPDMASLGRLGEAPDVALVDLNLRDGLTGPAIARDLSGRYGARVIYVTANPGQIDMPAPTAVGVVQKPFTRQAILAAISYALSGCPDAVRPDALEPLCQIKTRICD from the coding sequence TTGGGTGCGAATATCCCGACCCCAGGTAAAATCCTCATAGTCGAGGACGAGTTTCTGGTAGCCCTTCAGTTGGAAGACATTCTTGCCGATGGCGGTCACTCCGTCATCGGCACCTTCCCTGACATGGCTTCGCTGGGGCGACTGGGCGAGGCGCCGGACGTGGCCCTCGTCGACCTCAACTTGCGTGACGGGCTTACAGGCCCGGCCATCGCCCGCGACTTGTCGGGTCGTTATGGCGCGCGGGTCATCTACGTCACCGCTAATCCCGGCCAGATCGATATGCCGGCGCCAACTGCTGTGGGCGTCGTCCAGAAGCCGTTTACGCGGCAGGCGATCCTGGCCGCTATTTCCTATGCCTTGTCCGGCTGCCCCGATGCCGTCCGCCCGGACGCGCTGGAGCCGCTATGCCAGATCAAGACCCGTATTTGCGATTAG
- a CDS encoding MFS transporter — protein sequence MSPSSADARAELASDWPTVLAAALAIGVGMMGVGFYSLGLFVTPLQAEFGWTRAQVSGAATFQQLGIFLSAPLIGRLADRFGNRRIAIASYIATPLAFAALAQTGPSLTAWYALWLLVSLAGCGTTPAIWARVVSLRFDSGRGFALGLMLMGTGMAAMLAPALLGPVIAAQGWRTGLLVIAAVVAAIGIPVSLLTGRGDTDLRPLRLARERGRTEITGATVKIAAIGFLLGVIVAALIVHLVPMLVDRGISPARAAGVAAFIGAAVVVSRAVVGWLFDRFHAPRVACLFLTSPVIACAVLYFHGPAIPAALLLGLAAGAEVDMLAYFTSRYAALENYGATYGLILGLFSLGAAFGPPLFGWSVDVTGNADLALACSGAALVGVLALIATLGPYRRPD from the coding sequence ATGAGCCCTTCCTCCGCCGACGCGCGCGCCGAACTCGCATCCGACTGGCCCACCGTGCTGGCCGCCGCGCTGGCCATCGGCGTGGGCATGATGGGGGTTGGTTTCTATTCGCTGGGCCTGTTCGTCACCCCGCTCCAGGCCGAATTCGGCTGGACCCGCGCGCAGGTTTCGGGCGCGGCGACGTTCCAGCAACTGGGCATCTTCCTGTCCGCCCCCCTTATCGGGCGGCTGGCGGACCGCTTCGGCAACCGCCGCATCGCCATCGCCAGCTATATCGCGACCCCGCTGGCCTTTGCGGCGCTGGCGCAGACCGGGCCTTCGCTGACGGCGTGGTATGCATTGTGGCTGCTGGTCTCGCTGGCCGGCTGCGGCACCACCCCGGCGATCTGGGCGCGCGTGGTATCGCTGCGGTTCGATTCCGGGCGCGGCTTTGCCCTGGGGCTGATGCTGATGGGCACGGGCATGGCCGCGATGCTGGCCCCGGCGCTTCTGGGCCCGGTCATCGCCGCGCAGGGCTGGCGCACCGGACTGCTGGTGATCGCCGCCGTCGTCGCCGCCATCGGCATCCCCGTGAGCCTGCTGACGGGACGGGGCGATACGGATCTGCGCCCTCTTCGCCTGGCCCGCGAACGCGGCCGCACCGAGATCACCGGCGCTACCGTGAAGATCGCCGCGATCGGTTTCCTGCTGGGCGTTATCGTCGCCGCGCTGATCGTCCATCTCGTGCCGATGCTGGTCGACCGGGGCATTTCCCCCGCGCGTGCCGCCGGCGTCGCCGCGTTCATCGGCGCCGCCGTGGTAGTGTCGCGCGCGGTGGTCGGCTGGCTGTTTGACCGTTTCCACGCCCCGCGCGTCGCCTGCCTGTTCCTCACCTCGCCGGTGATCGCCTGCGCGGTGCTGTATTTCCACGGTCCCGCCATTCCCGCGGCCCTGCTGCTGGGCCTCGCCGCTGGGGCGGAAGTGGACATGCTGGCCTATTTCACCAGCCGCTATGCCGCCTTGGAAAACTACGGCGCGACATATGGCCTGATCCTGGGCCTGTTCAGCCTGGGCGCCGCCTTCGGGCCGCCGCTGTTCGGCTGGTCCGTCGACGTGACCGGAAACGCCGACCTCGCCCTTGCCTGCTCGGGCGCGGCGCTGGTGGGTGTGCTGGCCCTGATCGCCACTCTGGGCCCCTACCGCCGCCCGGATTAG